One window of Perca flavescens isolate YP-PL-M2 chromosome 15, PFLA_1.0, whole genome shotgun sequence genomic DNA carries:
- the LOC114569304 gene encoding sarcoplasmic reticulum histidine-rich calcium-binding protein isoform X2 — translation MASLRSLILAVLLALLCSFHTPLAPTAKAQDLPFRSEQGLMADDDDDDDDDDDDDDDDDDDDDDDDDDDDDDDDDDDNDDDDDDDDDDDDDDDDDDDDDDDDDDDDDDDDDDDDDDDDDDDDDDDDDDDDDDDDDDDDDDDDDDDDDDDDDDDDDDDDDDDDDDGAYHKGSVCSYCEFCEHCGSCDKCPCEEGDKSEHCDHCKMCTFCHVCPACQTLCQPGGFLDEVTGSIYKTVADVFDDDDDDDN, via the exons ATGGCATCGTTGAGAAGTTTGATTCTTGCAGTGCTGCTGGCGCTGCTCTGCTCCTTCCACACCCCATTGGCTCCCACTGCCAAGGCGCAGGATCTGCCATTCCGCTCCGAGCAAGGTCTGAtggctgatgatgatgacgacgacgatgatgacgacgacgacgacgacgacgatgaCGACGATgatgacgacgacgacgacgacgacgacgacgacgacgacgacgacgacaatgatgatgatgatgatgatgatgatgatgatgatgatgatgatgacgatgacgaTGACGACGATgacgatgacgatgatgatgacgacgacgatgacgatgatgatgatgatgatgatgatgatgatgatgatgatgatgatgacgacgacgatgatgatgatgatgacgatgatgatgatgatgatgatgatgatgatgatgacgacgacgacgacgac gatgacgacgacgacgacgacgacgacgacgacgacgatgGTGCCTATCACAAGGGTTCTGTGTGCTCATATTGTGAATTCTGTGAG CACTGTGGCAGCTGTGACAAATGTCCTTGTGAAGAGGGAGACAAGTCTGAACACTGTGATCACTGCAAG ATGTGCACTTTCTGCCATGTGTGTCCTGCTTGCCAAACTCTTTGCCAGCCTG GAGGTTTTCTTGATGAAGTGACTGGATCAATCTACAA GACTGTAGCTGATGtctttgatgatgatgatgatgatgacaactAA
- the LOC114569304 gene encoding acidic repeat-containing protein isoform X1 — MASLRSLILAVLLALLCSFHTPLAPTAKAQDLPFRSEQGLMADDDDDDDDDDDDDDDDDDDDDDDDDDDDDDDDDDDNDDDDDDDDDDDDDDDDDDDDDDDDDDDDDDDDDDDDDDDDDDDDDDDDDDDDDDDDDDDDDDDDDDDDDDDDDDDDDDDDDDDDDDDDDDDDDDDDDDDDDDDDDDDDDDDDDDDDDDDDDDDDDDHEDDDDDDDDDDDDDDDDDDDGAYHKGSVCSYCEFCEHCGSCDKCPCEEGDKSEHCDHCKMCTFCHVCPACQTLCQPGGFLDEVTGSIYKTVADVFDDDDDDDN, encoded by the exons ATGGCATCGTTGAGAAGTTTGATTCTTGCAGTGCTGCTGGCGCTGCTCTGCTCCTTCCACACCCCATTGGCTCCCACTGCCAAGGCGCAGGATCTGCCATTCCGCTCCGAGCAAGGTCTGAtggctgatgatgatgacgacgacgatgatgacgacgacgacgacgacgacgatgaCGACGATgatgacgacgacgacgacgacgacgacgacgacgacgacgacgacgacaatgatgatgatgatgatgatgatgatgatgatgatgatgatgatgacgatgacgaTGACGACGATgacgatgacgatgatgatgacgacgacgatgacgatgatgatgatgatgatgatgatgatgatgatgatgatgatgatgacgacgacgatgatgatgatgatgacgatgatgatgatgatgatgatgatgatgatgatgacgacgacgacgacgacgatgatgatgacgatgatgatgacgatgatgatgatgatgatgatgatgatgatgatgatgatgatgacgatgatgacgatgacgatgacgatgatgacgatgacgatgacgatgacgatgacgacgacgacgacgacgacgacgacgatgatgatgatcatgAAG atgatgatgatgatgatgatgacgacgacgacgacgacgacgacgacgacgacgatgGTGCCTATCACAAGGGTTCTGTGTGCTCATATTGTGAATTCTGTGAG CACTGTGGCAGCTGTGACAAATGTCCTTGTGAAGAGGGAGACAAGTCTGAACACTGTGATCACTGCAAG ATGTGCACTTTCTGCCATGTGTGTCCTGCTTGCCAAACTCTTTGCCAGCCTG GAGGTTTTCTTGATGAAGTGACTGGATCAATCTACAA GACTGTAGCTGATGtctttgatgatgatgatgatgatgacaactAA